The following are encoded together in the Geobacter sulfurreducens PCA genome:
- the moaA gene encoding GTP 3',8-cyclase MoaA has product MELIDSFGRRINYLRLSVTDRCNLRCSYCMPAEGVEKLAHGDILSYEDLFRIARAAVAIGIEKIRITGGEPLVRKGIVPFLARIAAIEGLRQLVLTTNGLLLPEMAADLRSAGVQRLNISLDSLRADTFRAITRIGELQRVLDGIAAADAAGFPPPKINMVVMRGVNDGEVADFARLTIDRPCTVRFIEYMPATRENNWQSLTVPGREILDRISASYELEPVEKGACAGPSRDFRIRGAAGTLGVITAVSGHFCGDCNRVRVTSTGMAKSCLFSDEGFDLRPFLETSDPIILQEALRRIVGVKPERHGMSACKAEHQAFSMAKIGG; this is encoded by the coding sequence ATGGAACTCATTGACAGCTTTGGTCGCCGCATCAACTATCTCCGCCTCTCGGTCACCGACAGGTGCAATCTCCGCTGCAGTTACTGCATGCCGGCCGAGGGGGTGGAAAAGCTCGCCCATGGCGACATCCTTTCCTACGAGGACCTTTTCCGCATTGCCCGGGCCGCCGTTGCCATAGGCATCGAGAAGATCCGGATCACCGGCGGCGAACCCCTGGTCCGCAAGGGAATCGTGCCGTTCCTGGCCCGCATTGCCGCCATTGAGGGGCTTCGGCAGCTGGTCCTCACTACCAATGGTCTCTTGTTGCCGGAGATGGCGGCCGATCTCCGGAGCGCGGGTGTCCAGCGGCTCAACATCAGCCTTGACTCGCTCAGGGCCGACACCTTCCGGGCCATCACCAGGATCGGAGAGCTGCAACGGGTGCTCGACGGCATCGCCGCCGCCGACGCGGCCGGTTTTCCTCCTCCCAAGATCAATATGGTGGTCATGCGCGGTGTCAATGACGGTGAAGTGGCCGATTTTGCCCGCCTCACCATTGACCGTCCCTGCACGGTGCGTTTCATCGAGTACATGCCGGCCACGCGGGAGAACAACTGGCAGTCCCTGACGGTGCCTGGCCGGGAAATCCTCGACCGGATCTCCGCATCGTACGAGCTGGAGCCGGTGGAGAAAGGGGCATGTGCCGGACCGTCCAGGGATTTCAGGATTCGTGGCGCTGCCGGGACACTCGGCGTGATAACCGCCGTTTCCGGGCACTTCTGCGGCGATTGTAACCGCGTCAGGGTCACCTCGACCGGCATGGCCAAGAGCTGTCTCTTCTCGGATGAAGGGTTCGACCTGCGTCCGTTCCTCGAAACCAGCGATCCGATTATCCTTCAGGAGGCGCTGCGGCGAATCGTGGGGGTCAAGCCCGAGCGCCACGGCATGAGCGCATGCAAAGCGGAGCACCAGGCGTTTTCCATGGCGAAGATCGGCGGATAA
- the mobAB gene encoding bifunctional molybdenum cofactor guanylyltransferase MobA/molybdopterin-guanine dinucleotide biosynthesis adaptor protein MobB, translating to MDNALLSDVTGVILVGGRSRRMGRDKALLSLGGAPLVARVIEAFRRVFARTVLVGDRGERFREFGVEVISDIHPGSALGGLHTGLARAGTPYVFVAACDVPWPDSRVIAHLCSLRSGYDVVVPRTDGGFEPLFAVYGTGCLPAVERMLRQGNCRIYDFYPEVRTRQVTMAELAGLAAPERTFVNVNTPSEFEHIRQREEAPMAKAISFVAKSGTGKTTLLEKVIAELKSRGYRVGAIKHDAHRFDIDHPGKDSYRLTAAGADTMLISSPEKLAVVKKHEVSPPIEELIATYFGDVDIIITEGFKKSGLPKIEVHRRERSTTLLCRGEQHDPTLLAVASDEPLELDVPVLDLNDPKQVADFVEERFLTQRS from the coding sequence ATGGACAATGCTCTCCTCTCCGACGTGACCGGCGTAATCCTCGTGGGCGGCCGGAGCCGCCGCATGGGGCGTGACAAGGCTCTCCTCTCCCTGGGTGGTGCGCCTCTTGTGGCGCGAGTGATCGAAGCCTTCCGCCGGGTTTTTGCCCGGACCGTGCTGGTGGGCGACCGGGGGGAGCGCTTTCGGGAGTTCGGTGTAGAGGTGATTTCCGATATTCACCCCGGCAGCGCCCTTGGTGGTCTCCACACGGGCCTCGCCCGGGCCGGGACGCCGTACGTGTTCGTTGCGGCATGTGACGTGCCGTGGCCCGATTCCCGGGTAATCGCGCATCTTTGCTCCCTGCGGTCAGGTTACGACGTGGTGGTGCCGCGCACCGACGGAGGATTCGAACCCCTCTTCGCCGTGTACGGCACGGGTTGTCTTCCGGCGGTGGAACGGATGCTGCGGCAGGGAAACTGCCGAATCTACGATTTCTACCCCGAGGTGCGGACCCGTCAGGTTACGATGGCGGAACTGGCCGGTCTCGCTGCCCCGGAACGGACGTTCGTCAATGTCAATACGCCATCAGAGTTCGAGCACATCAGGCAACGGGAGGAGGCACCAATGGCCAAGGCCATATCGTTCGTGGCAAAGTCCGGGACCGGCAAAACCACGCTTCTGGAGAAGGTCATCGCCGAGTTGAAGTCCCGCGGCTATCGGGTCGGCGCCATCAAGCACGACGCCCACCGCTTCGATATCGATCACCCGGGCAAGGACAGCTATCGCCTTACTGCTGCCGGGGCTGACACAATGCTCATCTCTTCGCCCGAAAAGCTGGCCGTGGTGAAGAAGCACGAGGTTTCTCCGCCCATCGAGGAGTTGATCGCCACCTACTTCGGCGATGTTGACATCATCATAACCGAGGGGTTCAAGAAGAGCGGCCTTCCCAAGATCGAGGTACACCGCCGGGAGCGGAGCACAACGCTGCTCTGCCGGGGCGAGCAGCATGACCCGACGCTGCTGGCGGTGGCGAGCGACGAGCCCCTGGAGCTGGACGTGCCGGTCCTGGACCTGAATGATCCGAAGCAGGTGGCAGACTTCGTGGAGGAGCGGTTTCTTACGCAACGGAGTTGA
- a CDS encoding class I SAM-dependent rRNA methyltransferase, translating into MGALRCVVGPESVRMLQLGHPWIIADAYTKKWPAGSAGDLVELVDASGRFLATALLDPGERIVARVLGGKGLRLGERWLAQRLEDALELRRSHVPLEETDAYRLVNGEGDGLPGITVDRYGDYLMVQLYCGGWRPHLPELTRVLAGALKPAGIYEKTRPRNTRELEAVSDTKRYGRLLAGTSAPPRLPVRENGLTFLVELERGLNTGLFLDQRANRRQLMARTAGKRVLNLFAYTGAFSVAAAAGGASRVTSVDASPTYTDWAKAHFEANRLNPKRHEFIVGDCMDTLAELARRQERFDIVLMDPPSFSTTSKSRFTTRGGTSDLVAASLPLLAEGGLLITSSNHQKVDMADYLKELRRGALQAGSTVRVISLAGQPEDFPYPVTFPEGRYLKYVVSVKGRT; encoded by the coding sequence ATGGGAGCTCTACGCTGCGTCGTCGGCCCTGAATCGGTGAGAATGCTGCAGTTGGGGCATCCCTGGATCATAGCCGACGCCTATACGAAAAAGTGGCCCGCCGGCTCGGCCGGCGATCTGGTGGAACTGGTGGATGCCTCGGGGCGTTTTCTCGCAACGGCCCTGCTGGACCCGGGCGAGCGCATTGTGGCGCGGGTACTGGGAGGGAAAGGACTCCGCCTTGGAGAAAGGTGGCTGGCACAACGGTTGGAAGACGCCCTGGAGCTGCGGCGGTCCCATGTCCCCCTTGAGGAGACCGATGCCTACCGGCTTGTGAACGGCGAAGGGGACGGTCTGCCGGGCATCACGGTGGACCGCTACGGCGACTACCTGATGGTTCAGCTTTACTGCGGGGGGTGGCGACCGCACCTGCCGGAACTGACCCGGGTGCTGGCCGGGGCCCTGAAACCGGCCGGCATCTATGAAAAAACCCGCCCCCGCAACACGCGGGAGCTGGAAGCGGTTAGCGACACCAAGCGTTATGGGCGGCTCCTGGCCGGGACATCCGCACCGCCACGGCTGCCCGTGCGGGAAAACGGTCTGACCTTTCTGGTCGAACTGGAGCGGGGTCTGAACACCGGCCTTTTCCTGGACCAGCGCGCCAACCGCCGCCAGTTAATGGCCCGGACCGCCGGCAAGCGGGTGCTCAATCTCTTCGCCTATACCGGCGCCTTTTCCGTGGCAGCCGCGGCGGGCGGAGCGAGCCGCGTGACAAGCGTGGATGCCTCTCCCACCTACACCGACTGGGCAAAGGCCCATTTCGAGGCAAACCGCCTCAATCCCAAGCGCCACGAATTCATTGTGGGCGACTGCATGGACACCCTGGCGGAGCTCGCCCGCCGGCAGGAGCGTTTCGACATCGTCCTGATGGACCCCCCTTCCTTCTCAACCACGTCGAAAAGCCGCTTCACCACGCGCGGCGGCACCTCTGACCTTGTTGCCGCTTCGCTTCCCCTGCTGGCGGAAGGTGGGCTCCTGATCACCTCATCCAACCACCAGAAGGTGGATATGGCCGACTACCTCAAGGAATTGCGCCGCGGAGCGCTCCAGGCAGGCAGCACCGTGCGCGTGATCTCCCTGGCCGGCCAGCCTGAAGATTTCCCCTACCCGGTCACTTTTCCCGAAGGGCGCTATCTGAAATATGTCGTCAGTGTCAAGGGAAGGACGTAA
- a CDS encoding FKBP-type peptidyl-prolyl cis-trans isomerase: MRTAQSGDIVFIHYIGTLDNGRIFDSTTDEAPLRFTIGKNEIFPALERQIIGMRPGEARNILIAAADAYGPRRAENMLTLGRDSFPADRPISVGQKLRLEFNGSAERVMLVVEVTDAHVVLDGNHPLAGCDLTFALRLDGIENA; the protein is encoded by the coding sequence ATGAGAACAGCTCAATCGGGCGACATCGTCTTCATTCACTACATCGGTACCCTGGACAACGGCAGAATCTTCGACAGCACCACCGACGAGGCGCCACTGCGCTTCACCATTGGCAAAAACGAAATCTTTCCCGCCCTGGAGCGCCAAATCATCGGCATGCGGCCGGGCGAGGCCAGGAACATCCTGATCGCCGCCGCAGACGCCTATGGTCCGCGCCGGGCGGAAAACATGCTGACCCTGGGGCGGGACTCCTTCCCCGCGGACCGTCCCATCTCGGTTGGTCAGAAACTGCGCCTTGAGTTCAACGGCAGCGCCGAGCGGGTCATGCTTGTGGTGGAGGTGACCGACGCCCATGTGGTTCTGGATGGTAATCATCCCCTGGCCGGTTGCGACCTGACCTTTGCGCTCCGGCTCGACGGAATCGAAAACGCCTGA
- the aroF gene encoding 3-deoxy-7-phosphoheptulonate synthase: MIIVMKAGAAKKDRDEVIRRIRELGYKPHVIHGTTRDVIGAVGDERGKLVLQGVESMHGVESVVPILKPYKLASREVKPEPSVVAITDTVVIGGPEVIVMAGPCSVEGEAMIIETARAVKAAGAQVLRGGAFKPRTSPYSFQGLEEEGLKLLAKAREETGLPIVTEVVNPETAELVSEYSDILQIGARNAQNFALLKKVGQLRRPVLLKRGMSMTIQEFLMSAEYVMSEGNQSVILCERGIRTFETATRNTLDLSAIPVLKQMTHLPVIADPSHGTGNYHYVAPMALAAVAAGADGLMIEVHPDPERASSDGPQSLKPKKFDALMAKLRLVAASVDRRL, translated from the coding sequence ATGATCATCGTCATGAAAGCGGGAGCGGCAAAAAAAGACCGGGACGAGGTAATCAGGCGGATCAGGGAGCTGGGCTACAAGCCCCATGTCATCCATGGCACCACGCGGGACGTGATCGGGGCCGTGGGGGACGAGCGGGGCAAGTTGGTCCTTCAGGGCGTCGAATCCATGCACGGCGTGGAGAGCGTGGTGCCGATCCTGAAGCCGTACAAGCTGGCATCAAGGGAGGTGAAGCCCGAACCGAGTGTTGTCGCCATTACGGATACCGTGGTCATCGGCGGCCCTGAAGTCATTGTCATGGCCGGTCCCTGTTCGGTCGAGGGAGAGGCCATGATTATCGAGACGGCCAGGGCGGTAAAGGCGGCCGGCGCCCAGGTGCTTCGGGGCGGAGCGTTCAAGCCGCGCACCTCTCCCTACTCCTTCCAGGGACTCGAAGAGGAAGGGCTCAAGCTGCTGGCCAAGGCGCGCGAGGAGACGGGTCTCCCCATCGTGACCGAGGTGGTCAATCCCGAGACGGCCGAACTGGTGTCCGAGTACTCCGACATTCTCCAGATCGGAGCCCGCAATGCCCAGAACTTTGCCCTGCTCAAGAAGGTGGGGCAGCTTCGGCGCCCGGTGCTCCTCAAGCGGGGCATGTCCATGACCATCCAGGAGTTCCTCATGAGCGCCGAGTATGTCATGAGTGAAGGGAATCAGTCGGTTATCCTCTGCGAACGCGGTATCCGCACCTTCGAGACCGCCACCCGCAACACGCTGGATCTCTCGGCCATTCCGGTGTTGAAGCAGATGACCCATCTGCCGGTCATTGCCGATCCTTCCCACGGCACCGGAAACTATCACTATGTGGCACCCATGGCCCTGGCAGCTGTTGCCGCCGGCGCGGACGGGCTCATGATCGAGGTGCATCCCGATCCCGAGCGTGCGTCGTCCGATGGGCCCCAGTCGCTCAAGCCGAAGAAATTCGACGCGCTTATGGCAAAGTTGCGGCTCGTGGCGGCGTCCGTGGACAGGCGACTGTAA
- a CDS encoding M1 family metallopeptidase, translating to MKPYIALSAILVAMLLVACSARGEVRVVRQEIAVRLVPPQHLVVGESTLYLAPGAAGEFSLALNGAARLEAVRLDGRDIPFRREGGTLRLNLSAGTGERRVTVAYRCIFNDPAPERPVVTEDPSYGVNAVVAERGTYLGSGAGWYPEPAAPPGRRIVTVEAPAGIEAVTAGRRAVRETAGGVTTSVWEEEHPAEALSLSAGSYVVAERNVDGIPLYTYLYPENAVLADRYLEASAGYLRFYAEKFGPYPFEKFAVVENFFPTGYGFPSYTLIGGTVIRLPFIVHTSLPHEIAHCWWGNGVLVAYEKGNWSEGLVTYLADYLLEERKSARDGRDYRYRLLADYASLVSPGEDFPLRRFMGRVDPASRTIGYGKGSMLFHMVRREIGDDAFFGALRQVFREFRFKAASWDDFALAFSRASGRDMVSFMNPWLERTGGPRLALTDVERRQGGDGWLVSGVVRQVGDAFPGRVRVRVDAGGTSRDILVEPTRGRTAFTVDVSGPPERVTLDPEADTFRLLSPEELPATVNRIKGSMALTVVTSPGCGADRDTLALLLRSLGQAEAPLIRQDQLNAAALAGRDILFCGVPGTTGIRSPLPHGVSASAGTFVVDGTTYAGAGDMLFAVANRPDAPGRVTAFLHSLSPAAAGAAALKITHYGRYGVLVFSGGDNRVKETPPALSETSVVTFDRQVDR from the coding sequence ATGAAACCTTACATCGCCCTTTCGGCCATTCTGGTCGCCATGCTCCTTGTCGCCTGTTCGGCACGGGGAGAAGTGCGCGTCGTCCGGCAGGAGATTGCCGTGCGGCTCGTGCCGCCGCAGCATCTCGTCGTCGGTGAAAGCACCCTGTATCTCGCCCCCGGTGCTGCCGGGGAGTTCAGCCTTGCCCTCAACGGCGCGGCCAGGCTCGAAGCCGTGCGCCTGGACGGCCGCGACATCCCTTTCCGCAGGGAGGGGGGGACGCTCCGGCTGAATCTGTCCGCGGGCACCGGCGAGCGACGGGTGACGGTTGCCTACCGCTGTATATTCAATGATCCGGCCCCGGAGCGGCCGGTCGTGACGGAGGACCCCTCTTACGGGGTGAACGCCGTGGTTGCCGAGCGGGGGACTTATCTCGGCAGCGGCGCGGGCTGGTATCCGGAACCGGCGGCTCCGCCGGGCCGCCGCATCGTTACCGTCGAGGCTCCCGCGGGCATCGAGGCCGTGACCGCCGGTCGGCGCGCTGTCAGGGAAACGGCCGGCGGCGTCACCACCTCGGTCTGGGAGGAGGAACATCCCGCCGAGGCCCTGTCGCTGTCGGCGGGCTCCTACGTGGTTGCCGAGCGGAACGTGGACGGCATCCCTCTCTACACCTACCTCTACCCTGAAAACGCGGTGCTCGCCGACCGCTATCTTGAGGCGTCCGCCGGCTACCTCCGGTTCTACGCGGAGAAATTCGGCCCCTATCCCTTTGAGAAATTCGCCGTGGTGGAGAACTTCTTCCCCACCGGTTACGGTTTCCCGTCCTACACCCTCATCGGCGGCACGGTCATCCGGCTTCCCTTCATCGTCCATACGAGCCTCCCCCATGAGATTGCTCACTGCTGGTGGGGCAACGGCGTGCTGGTGGCCTACGAGAAGGGCAACTGGTCCGAGGGACTCGTCACCTACCTGGCGGACTACTTGCTGGAAGAGCGGAAGTCGGCCCGGGATGGGCGTGACTACCGCTACCGCCTCCTGGCCGACTATGCCTCGCTGGTGTCCCCAGGAGAGGATTTCCCGCTACGGCGGTTCATGGGACGGGTCGATCCGGCCTCCCGCACCATCGGCTACGGCAAGGGATCCATGCTGTTTCACATGGTCCGCCGGGAAATTGGTGACGATGCCTTTTTCGGCGCCCTCAGGCAGGTTTTTCGTGAGTTCCGGTTCAAGGCGGCATCCTGGGACGATTTCGCCCTGGCCTTTTCCCGCGCCTCTGGCCGCGACATGGTTTCGTTCATGAACCCGTGGCTTGAACGGACCGGCGGTCCCCGACTCGCCCTGACCGATGTGGAGCGGCGGCAGGGCGGGGATGGCTGGCTCGTGAGCGGGGTGGTCCGGCAGGTGGGTGATGCGTTTCCTGGGCGGGTGCGGGTGCGGGTGGACGCCGGCGGCACGTCCCGGGACATTCTGGTGGAGCCAACGAGGGGGCGAACTGCCTTTACGGTCGATGTGAGCGGGCCGCCCGAGCGGGTTACGCTCGATCCCGAGGCGGATACCTTTCGACTTCTATCACCGGAGGAACTCCCGGCAACGGTGAACAGGATCAAGGGGAGCATGGCCCTGACGGTCGTGACGTCGCCCGGCTGCGGTGCTGACAGGGATACTCTGGCGCTTCTTCTCCGCTCTCTCGGCCAGGCGGAGGCTCCGCTGATCCGGCAGGACCAGCTCAATGCCGCGGCCCTGGCCGGTCGCGACATTCTTTTTTGCGGCGTTCCCGGGACGACTGGTATCCGGTCGCCGCTGCCCCACGGCGTTTCAGCGTCTGCCGGCACCTTTGTCGTGGACGGCACGACATATGCCGGAGCCGGCGACATGCTCTTCGCGGTCGCCAACCGGCCCGACGCGCCGGGCCGGGTAACGGCGTTCCTTCATTCCCTCTCCCCGGCTGCCGCCGGTGCGGCAGCCCTCAAGATCACCCATTACGGGCGCTACGGGGTGCTCGTTTTTTCGGGCGGGGACAACCGGGTGAAGGAAACTCCCCCGGCGCTCAGCGAAACCAGCGTGGTAACGTTTGACCGGCAGGTTGACAGATAG
- a CDS encoding MOSC domain-containing protein, with the protein MSARVVAVCISRNKGERKTPVTGVELRENHGVVGDAHAGDWHRQVSLLAKESIDKMRAMGLDVDSGDFAENITTEGIDLPALPVGARLTVGETLLEVTQIGKECHTRCAIYYQAGDCVMPKEGIFARVLTGGAVRPGDVIVRVP; encoded by the coding sequence ATGTCAGCGAGAGTAGTTGCCGTCTGTATCAGCAGGAACAAGGGGGAGCGCAAGACGCCGGTGACGGGCGTGGAGTTGCGGGAGAACCACGGTGTTGTGGGCGACGCCCATGCCGGCGACTGGCACCGCCAGGTGAGCCTTCTGGCCAAGGAGAGCATCGACAAGATGCGGGCCATGGGGCTCGACGTGGATAGCGGCGATTTTGCCGAGAACATCACCACCGAGGGGATCGACCTGCCGGCGCTACCGGTGGGGGCGCGTTTGACGGTGGGGGAGACGCTCCTCGAAGTCACCCAGATCGGCAAGGAATGCCACACCCGCTGTGCCATCTACTATCAGGCCGGCGACTGCGTCATGCCCAAGGAGGGCATTTTTGCCCGGGTTCTGACAGGGGGGGCGGTGAGGCCGGGGGATGTAATCGTCCGGGTGCCCTAG